From Hydractinia symbiolongicarpus strain clone_291-10 chromosome 11, HSymV2.1, whole genome shotgun sequence, the proteins below share one genomic window:
- the LOC130613632 gene encoding uncharacterized protein LOC130613632, with the protein MRIENPRNAHCNHETMQIIQDVLNRDSPYAAAYKNMAEVEREETARAAAENRQPSVVSMVMREGNDRRRYNAPLHEEVAAIFVGKHWAPPAAKDIVVYPRNQPLQQIPYTSCNIDSMMYPILFPRGGPGWDPNMAHAREHATGQYLVDAYVKVEGQQLAFIRQNQNQLRADSYQGLLDYLQNAADQHNLQAGNVVVLPSTFSGSPRNMHQLYLDAMALVSKKGKPDLFLTFTCNPKWPEIVINLLPGQSASDRPDLVARVFKLKLLALKKDLKDGVLGVLCAHVDVIEFQESGLPHVHMLLHLHNEFKLRNADDIDSLICAQIPDQNQDAELYDITKSCMIHGPCCHLNNRSPFMKEGECNKHFPKQFNDGTVINVDGYPMYHRADNGRTVRIRNFDVDNRWVVPYNLFLCKKYMAHINLEACVSIKSVKYLYKYIYKGYDTAHIEISECIDYDEQQHS; encoded by the exons ATGCGTATTGAGAATCCAAGAAATGCTCATTGTAATCACGAAACAATGCAGATAATTCAAGATGTTCTTAACAGGGATTCTCCATATGCTGCAGCTTATAAAAATATGGCTGAAGTAGAACGTGAAGAAACAGCCAGAGCAGCAGCAGAAAACAGACAGCCTTCTGTTGTAAGTATGGTAATGCGCGAGGGTAATGATCGCAGAAGGTATAATGCCCCCTTGCATGAGGAAGTCGCTGCAATCTTCGTTGGTAAACATTGGGCACCTCCTGCTGCAAAAGATATCGTTGTTTATCCACGTAATCAACCTTTGCAGCAAATTCCTTATACATCATGCAATATTGATTCTATGATGTATCCTATTTTATTTCCACGTGGTGGGCCGGGTTGGGACCCAAACATGGCCCACGCCAGGGAGCATGCAACTGGA CAATATTTAGTAGATGCATATGTTAAAGTTGAAGGTCAACAGCTTGCATTTATTCGCCAAAATCAAAACCAGCTTCGAGCAGACTCCTACCAAGGTCTTCTGGATTACCTCCAAAATGCTGCAGATCAACATAACTTACAAGCAGGTAATGTTGTTGTCTTGCCTTCTACATTTTCTGGCTCACCCCGTAACATGCATCAGTTGTACCTTGATGCAATGGCATTGGTTTCAAAGAAAGGTAAGCCAGATTTGTTCTTGACTTTTACTTGCAATCCAAAATGGCCAGAAATTGTTATTAATTTGTTACCTGGTCAATCTGCTTCCGATAGACCAGATTTGGTTGCAAGggtgtttaaattaaaattacttgcattaaaaaaagacttaaaagACGGTGTATTAGGTGTTCTGTGTGCACATGTAGATGTTATTGAATTTCAGGAAAGTGGTTTACCGCATGTTCATATGCTTTTGCATCTACACAATGAGTTTAAATTACGAAATGCTGATGATATTGACTCATTAATTTGTGCACAGATTCCGGATCAAAACCAAGATGCTGAACTGTATGATATAACAAAGTCATGTATGATCCATGGGCCATGTTGCCACCTTAATAATAGATCTCCATTCATGAAAGAGGGTGAGTGTAATAAGCATTTTCCTAAGCAATTTAATGACGGAACTGTAATCAATGTAGACGGTTATCCCATGTACCATCGCGCTGATAATGGAAGAACGGTAAGAATTCGAAACTTTGATGTTGATAATAGGTGGGTTGTGCCTTATAACCTTTtcctttgtaaaaaatatatggcaCATATCAACTTAGAAGCATGTGTGTCAATTAAAAGTGTTAAGTAtttgtataaatatatttataaaggttATGATACTGCACACATAGAAATCAGTGAGTGCATCGATTATGATGAGCAACAACATTCTTAG